The following proteins are encoded in a genomic region of Arachis stenosperma cultivar V10309 chromosome 4, arast.V10309.gnm1.PFL2, whole genome shotgun sequence:
- the LOC130975130 gene encoding uncharacterized protein LOC130975130, with translation MTKKRSWKNNKTVVLTEEYSAIIQHKLPQKLKDPGSFQIPCIIGEITVENALCDLGASINLMSLAMMRKMRIEEAKSTRMALQLADRSFKFPHRIVEDLLVKVETLSFQQTS, from the coding sequence atgaccaagaagagaagctggaagAACAACAAAACTGTGGTACTCACCGAAGAATACAGTGCCATCATTCAGCACAAATTGCCCCAGAAATTGAAGGATCCTGGGAGTTTCCAAATCCCCTGTATCATAGGGGAAATCACAGTGGAGAATGCTTTATGTGATTTgggagctagcataaatctGATGTCCTTAGCAATGATGCGAAAAATGAGGATTGAGGAGGCCAAATCAACAAGAATGGCCCTGCAATTAGCAGACCGATCATTTAAGTTTCCTCACAGAATAGTAGAAGACTTGTTGGTGAAGGTGGAGACTTTATCTTTCCAGCAGACTTCGTAG